The Clostridium sporogenes region CTTTTTAAATAACCTATTTGAGGTGCTGCCAGGCCAATACCTGTACCTGCATATAAAGTATCCTTTAAATCTTCTATAATACCTTTAATTTCATCATCAATACATTCTACTTTTTTACTAACTCTTTTTAAAGTCTTGTCTCCAACTTGTAATATCTCTCTTACTGCCATAATAACTCTTAAAGCTAAAAGCTTTAAAACTCCCTCCTTTTTGTGATGTATATCTAAATTATACATAATATTCAAGAAAAATGCGAGATTATTATGAAAAATACAAAATTTAGAAATTTATTTATACTTATACTCTTACTCTAGAATTAAAATACTTACTTTAATATATGTGTAAACATAACATTTTATTAAGACTATTTTTACCATATGTAACTATTCTAATTTTAAGATAAAGCATATTTACTTTATATAAAAAAGCAGCGACTTTCGCTGCTTTTTTTATACCATATTACTTTGCTTTTCTTCCATCATACTCTTAATTTTCATGAGTCTTGTTACTGTACTTCTTTCATTTTCATCTAACTTCATTTGTATAAATCTTATAGTTTCCTCTAGTTGAGGTATAGTCATATATTCTAGAGCATTAACTCTTCTCCTAGTTTTTTCAATTTCATCCGCCATTAGTTGGCATGCTTTCTCTACTTTAGCTAATTCTAAAAGCTTAGGCAATATACCATATAACTTTTCTATAGCACCATCTAATTCAGAAGAAGTATTAGCAAAACCATAAGGAAATATACTTCCTTTATCTCCTTCTAACTTTCTCTTGAAGTCAAACACAGGCACATTAACACTCATTATGTTTTGCTTTTTAACATCTACAGAAATACTTTCCTTTGGATAAGCTACGGCTTCCTCCAAAAACTCTGGAGACATAACCGCACTAGCCATTAAAAAATCTTTAAAAGATCCTTCTAACTCTTTTTCTACATCTTTTCTAAGTTCATTATTCTTTTTTATCATATCTATGAATCTTCTCATAAGCTCATCTTGCTTATCTTTTAAGAGTTTATGTCCTCTGGTGGCTGTTGTTAACCTCTTTTTAAGTTTAGTGAGCTCCATTCTAGTAGGATTTACATTTAATTTCATAAAGATCACTCATCCCTTTTAATGGTTATTATTTGCTTTCTTCAGCTTTATTTAAATATTTTTCTAGATATTCGTCTCTTATTCTCTTAAGCTCTGACTTAGGTAATATAGTTAACAATTTCCATCCAAGATTTAGTGTCTCTTCTATAGTTCTATTAGTGGTGAATCCTTGAGATACATATTCTCCCTCGAAAGCATCTGCAAATTTAGCATATAATTTATCTGTGTCAGATAACGCAGATTCTCCAAGTATTACGGATAATTCTTTAGCTTGCTTACCCTGTGCATAAGCTGCAAATAATTGGTTCATTGTATCTGCATGATCCTCTCTAGTTTTCCCTTTACCTATACCCTTATCTTTAAGTCTTGATAATGAAGGTAATACATCTATTGGAGGCATTATGCCTTTTTTATATAATTCTCTACTTAATATTATTTGTCCTTCTGTTATATATCCTGTTAAGTCTGGAATTGGATGTGTTTTATCATCCTCAGGCATTGTAAGTATAGGAATTTGTGTTATAGAACCTTCTTTTCCTAAGATTCTTCCAGCTCTTTCATATAAAGTAGAAAGGTCTGTATATAAGTATCCTGGATATCCACGTCTACCAGGGACTTCTTTTCTGGCAGCAGATACTTCACGAAGAGCTTCACAGTAGTTTGTGATATCCGTCATTATAACAAGTACATGCATTCCCTTTTCAAAGGCTAAATATTCAGCTGCAGTAAGAGCCATTCTAGGTGTGGCAATTCTTTCTATAGCTGGATCATTAGCTAAGTTTATAAATAAAACCGCTCTATCTATAGCTCCTGTTTTGGTAAAGTCATCAATAAAATATTGAGCTTCTTCAAAAGTTGTTCCTATAGCTGCAAATACAACGGCAAATTTTGAATCTGAATTTAAAACCTTTGCCTGTCTTGCAATTTGAGCCGCAAGCTCTGCATGAGGAAGACCAGATCCTGAGAAAACAGGAAGCTTTTGTCCTCTAACCAAAGTGTTAAGTCCATCTATAGCTGAAACTCCTGTTTGAATAAATTCATCTGGATAGTTTCTTGCTACTGGATTTATAGGTATACCATTTATATCTAATTTTTTATCAGGAATTATTTTAGGGCCACCATCCTTAGGATTACCAAGTCCATCAAATACTCTTCCTAACATATCTTCAGAAACGCCTAATTCTAGAGGTTTGCCTAAGAATTTAACTTTAGCTCCTTTAATATTTATTCCAGCTGAACCTTCAAACAATTGAACCATAGCTTTATCTTTATTTATTTCTAGAACTTTCCCACGTCTCTTTTCTCCATTATGAAGTTCTATTTCAACAAGTTCATCAAAACTAACGCCTTCTACTTGATCAACCAGCATAAGTGGTCCAACTACTTCTTTAACTGTTCTATATTCCTTAAGCATTCATTATACCTCCTTTGCTGATTAGTTCATCTATTACCTCTGATAATTCATTAAATATTGCATCTATATTTTTTATATTCTCTTCTGAAATATATTTTGATCTTGCTATTTTATCTCTAACTTCTAAATCTAAAAGTTCTTTTAAATATACTCCTGCATTTAATGCTCTTTCAGCTTCATCATAGAAGAATAAAACTAATTTTAACATCTTATATTGCTTTTCTAATGAAGCATAAGTATCTACTTCATGGAAGGCATTTTGTTGCAGATAATCTTCTCTTAAAGATTTTGCAACTTCAAGTTTTAATCTATCCTTTTCAGATAAAGCATCTATACCTACAAGTCTAACTATTTCCTCTAAGCTAGCTTCTTCTTGTAGAAGTGACATAGCCTTAATTCTAAGTTGTGTCCAATCAGATGCTACATTTTCATCCATCCAAGGGCTTATTTTTTCTATATACAATGAATAGGAGTTTAACCAATTTATAGCTGGGAAATGTCTTCTATATGCAAGCTGTGCATCTAATCCCCAGAATACTTTAACTATTCTTAAAGTAGCCTGTGTAACTGGTTCTGATAAGTCTCCTCCTGGAGGGGATACAGCACCTATAACTGTTAGAGCACCTTCTCTTTCCTCAGATCCTAAAGATAACACATTACCTGCTCTCTCATAGAACTCTGCTGCTCTTGAACCTAAGTATGCTGGATATCCTTCATCACCAGGCATTTCTTCAAGTCTTCCTGACATCTCACGAAGAGCCTCAGCCCAACGAGATGTAGAATCTGCCATTAGTGCAATAGAATATCCCATATCTCTAAAATATTCTCCTATAGTTATTCCAGTGTATATAGAAGCTTCTCTGGCTGCAACGGGCATATTAGAAGTATTTGCTATAAGTACAGTTCTTTTCATTAATGGTTCCCCAGTTTTAGGATCTTTTAGTTCTGGGAATTCATTAAGAACATCTGTCATCTCATTACCACGTTCTCCACAACCAATATAAACAACTATTTGTGCATCTGCCCATTTCGCTAATTGATGTTGTACAACAGTCTTTCCACTTCCAAATGGTCCTGGAACACAAGCTGTACCGCCCTTTGTAACTGGGAAAAATGTGTCTATAACCCTTTGACCTGTTATCATAGGTTGTGCTGGATTAAGTTTTCTACCATATGGTCTACCCTTTCTAACAGGCCACTTCTGCATCATCATTAAGTCAGAAAGTTTATCTCCATCCTTAACTTTTGCCACAGTATCAATTATAGTAAAATCCCCTTCTTCTATAGTTTCTATAGTTCCTTTTATACCATAAGGAACCATTATTTTATGTTCTACTATAGAAGTTTCTTGGACAGTACCTATTACATCTCCTGCTTCTACAGTATCTCCTGCTTTTTTAACTGGAGTAAAATGCCATTTTTTATCTCTATCTAATGAATGAACTTCTACTCCTCTTGTTATGAAATCTCCAGCTTTATCCTTTATCACATTTAATGGTCTTTGTATTCCATCAAACATGGCTTCTATTAATCCAGGTCCTAATTCAACACTTAAAGGTTCTCCAGTAGTTATTACTGGATCTCCTGGTGCTAAACCTGCAGTTTCTTCGTAAACCTGAATTGAAGCTCTATCTTCTCTCATCTCTATTATTTCACCAATAAGACGTTTTTCACCAACTTTTACAACGTCATATATATTTGCCTCTTCCATCCCTTCAGCAACAACTAAAGGTCCAGATATCTTTAA contains the following coding sequences:
- a CDS encoding V-type ATP synthase subunit A; this translates as MKTGRILKISGPLVVAEGMEEANIYDVVKVGEKRLIGEIIEMREDRASIQVYEETAGLAPGDPVITTGEPLSVELGPGLIEAMFDGIQRPLNVIKDKAGDFITRGVEVHSLDRDKKWHFTPVKKAGDTVEAGDVIGTVQETSIVEHKIMVPYGIKGTIETIEEGDFTIIDTVAKVKDGDKLSDLMMMQKWPVRKGRPYGRKLNPAQPMITGQRVIDTFFPVTKGGTACVPGPFGSGKTVVQHQLAKWADAQIVVYIGCGERGNEMTDVLNEFPELKDPKTGEPLMKRTVLIANTSNMPVAAREASIYTGITIGEYFRDMGYSIALMADSTSRWAEALREMSGRLEEMPGDEGYPAYLGSRAAEFYERAGNVLSLGSEEREGALTVIGAVSPPGGDLSEPVTQATLRIVKVFWGLDAQLAYRRHFPAINWLNSYSLYIEKISPWMDENVASDWTQLRIKAMSLLQEEASLEEIVRLVGIDALSEKDRLKLEVAKSLREDYLQQNAFHEVDTYASLEKQYKMLKLVLFFYDEAERALNAGVYLKELLDLEVRDKIARSKYISEENIKNIDAIFNELSEVIDELISKGGIMNA
- a CDS encoding V-type ATP synthase subunit D, which translates into the protein MKLNVNPTRMELTKLKKRLTTATRGHKLLKDKQDELMRRFIDMIKKNNELRKDVEKELEGSFKDFLMASAVMSPEFLEEAVAYPKESISVDVKKQNIMSVNVPVFDFKRKLEGDKGSIFPYGFANTSSELDGAIEKLYGILPKLLELAKVEKACQLMADEIEKTRRRVNALEYMTIPQLEETIRFIQMKLDENERSTVTRLMKIKSMMEEKQSNMV
- a CDS encoding V-type ATP synthase subunit B, producing MLKEYRTVKEVVGPLMLVDQVEGVSFDELVEIELHNGEKRRGKVLEINKDKAMVQLFEGSAGINIKGAKVKFLGKPLELGVSEDMLGRVFDGLGNPKDGGPKIIPDKKLDINGIPINPVARNYPDEFIQTGVSAIDGLNTLVRGQKLPVFSGSGLPHAELAAQIARQAKVLNSDSKFAVVFAAIGTTFEEAQYFIDDFTKTGAIDRAVLFINLANDPAIERIATPRMALTAAEYLAFEKGMHVLVIMTDITNYCEALREVSAARKEVPGRRGYPGYLYTDLSTLYERAGRILGKEGSITQIPILTMPEDDKTHPIPDLTGYITEGQIILSRELYKKGIMPPIDVLPSLSRLKDKGIGKGKTREDHADTMNQLFAAYAQGKQAKELSVILGESALSDTDKLYAKFADAFEGEYVSQGFTTNRTIEETLNLGWKLLTILPKSELKRIRDEYLEKYLNKAEESK